One Streptomyces sp. ML-6 genomic region harbors:
- a CDS encoding DUF6415 family natural product biosynthesis protein, translating to MPHPSSPSSPDQPPRAVGGILSLDVESALRAADEALALRLGTVTRQEIDTRTAELRGHVGLFAEAVLDHARTAADRSVRWEVDQLLASTPRDGALVFSAYQHLRDLARMLRRLADSAAEHGVTS from the coding sequence ATGCCGCATCCCTCGTCGCCCTCCTCTCCCGACCAGCCGCCGCGAGCGGTCGGCGGCATCCTTTCCCTGGACGTCGAGTCCGCGCTCCGGGCCGCCGACGAGGCCCTCGCCCTCCGGCTCGGCACTGTCACACGCCAGGAGATCGACACCCGGACCGCCGAACTGCGCGGGCACGTCGGCCTCTTCGCCGAGGCGGTGCTCGACCACGCACGGACCGCCGCGGACCGCTCCGTCCGGTGGGAGGTCGACCAGCTCCTCGCCTCGACGCCGAGGGACGGCGCGCTCGTCTTCAGCGCGTACCAGCACCTGCGCGACCTCGCCCGGATGCTGCGCCGGCTGGCGGACTCCGCGGCGGAGCACGGGGTGACGTCATGA
- a CDS encoding class I SAM-dependent methyltransferase: MPVGEGLALYRAAVEAAALGLPILEVGTYCGRSTVLLADVARAAGVTALTVDHHRGSEEQQPGWEYHDPTVVDPEVGRMDTLPTFRRTLHAAGLEDHVVALVGRSPQVAAVWGGKLGFVFIDGGHTDEHANADYEGWAPHVAEGGLLVIHDVFPDPAHGGQAPYRIYLRALESGAFTEVSVTDSLRVLRRTGTGI; the protein is encoded by the coding sequence ATGCCGGTGGGCGAGGGGCTCGCGCTGTACCGGGCCGCCGTCGAGGCCGCCGCGCTGGGGCTGCCGATCCTGGAGGTCGGCACGTACTGCGGGCGCTCCACCGTCCTGCTCGCCGATGTCGCGCGGGCGGCCGGTGTGACGGCGCTCACCGTGGACCACCACCGCGGCAGCGAGGAGCAGCAGCCGGGCTGGGAGTACCACGACCCGACCGTCGTGGACCCGGAGGTGGGGCGGATGGACACGCTGCCGACCTTCCGCCGGACCCTGCACGCGGCGGGTCTTGAGGACCACGTGGTGGCGCTGGTGGGGCGGTCGCCGCAGGTCGCGGCGGTCTGGGGCGGGAAGCTCGGGTTCGTGTTCATCGACGGCGGGCACACCGACGAGCACGCCAACGCCGACTACGAGGGCTGGGCGCCGCACGTGGCCGAGGGCGGGCTGCTGGTGATCCACGACGTGTTCCCGGACCCCGCGCACGGCGGCCAGGCCCCGTACCGCATCTATCTGCGGGCGCTGGAGTCCGGCGCGTTCACCGAGGTCTCGGTGACGGATTCGCTGCGGGTGCTGCGGCGTACCGGAACCGGCATCTGA
- a CDS encoding N-acetylmuramoyl-L-alanine amidase gives MPYDESVPPTPRRRPLIAAAVLAAVCLSAAGCGAGDDGGGGTAARPGPDGSAAASAPSSASASPSPSRSAPAPGKKSASPAASASASRPANKISGPLSGKTVVIDPGHNPNNRLHTREINRQVDIGTGHKECDTTGTSTNSGYAEARFTLDVSHRLRDLLLKQGAEVLLTYDNDRSYGPCVDERARIGNEAKADAVVSVHADGSAVGNRGFHVILPAAVRGGAADTSGIVGPSRDLGTRIAGLFVRATGSAPSNYIGGNTGLDTRKDLGGLNLSTVPKVFIECGNMRDPKDAALLTSPDWRQRAAQGIADGISSYLKG, from the coding sequence GTGCCGTACGACGAGAGCGTTCCCCCCACACCGCGCCGCCGGCCCCTGATCGCCGCCGCCGTGCTCGCAGCCGTGTGCCTGAGTGCCGCGGGCTGCGGCGCGGGCGACGACGGGGGCGGTGGTACCGCTGCCCGGCCGGGGCCGGACGGCAGCGCCGCCGCCTCCGCACCTTCCTCCGCGTCGGCGTCGCCGTCGCCTTCGAGGAGCGCCCCGGCGCCGGGAAAGAAGTCCGCCTCCCCCGCTGCGTCCGCTTCCGCTTCCAGGCCCGCGAACAAGATCTCCGGGCCGTTGTCGGGCAAGACCGTGGTGATCGACCCGGGGCACAATCCGAACAATCGCCTGCACACCCGGGAAATCAATCGTCAGGTGGACATCGGGACCGGGCACAAGGAGTGCGACACCACCGGCACTTCGACCAATTCCGGTTATGCGGAGGCCCGGTTCACCCTCGATGTGTCGCACCGGTTGCGTGATCTCCTCCTGAAGCAGGGGGCCGAGGTCCTGCTGACGTACGACAACGACCGCTCGTACGGGCCGTGCGTCGACGAACGGGCCCGGATCGGGAACGAGGCGAAAGCCGACGCGGTGGTCTCGGTGCACGCGGACGGTTCCGCAGTCGGCAACCGCGGTTTCCATGTGATCCTGCCCGCGGCCGTGCGGGGCGGGGCGGCGGACACCTCGGGGATCGTCGGCCCTTCGCGCGATCTGGGAACCAGGATCGCCGGCCTCTTCGTCCGAGCCACCGGAAGCGCTCCCTCCAATTACATCGGCGGCAATACCGGATTGGACACTCGCAAGGATCTGGGCGGACTGAATTTGTCGACCGTGCCCAAAGTCTTCATCGAATGCGGCAATATGCGTGATCCCAAGGACGCCGCACTGCTCACCAGTCCGGACTGGCGCCAGCGGGCCGCACAAGGCATTGCCGATGGCATCAGCAGCTACCTCAAGGGGTAA
- a CDS encoding LLM class F420-dependent oxidoreductase, whose protein sequence is MRLGLALGYWGRGPDPAHLELARTAEQLGYASVWTAEAWGSDAFTPLTWIAAHTSRIRLGTSVAQMAARTPTATAMHALTLDHLSGGRMMLGLGLSGPQVVEGWYGRPFPASPLTATREYVDVVRQVLRREAPVELAGRFHSHPYTGPDATGLGKPLKPITHPLRPRLPVLLGAEGPRNIAQTTRIADGWLPLHWSPLRTDVYAASLTDLPDGFMIAPLVRARVCDDVAEGLLPVKAMLGFYIGGMGHAARNFHADLMARMGYGAEARHIQRLFLEGRKEEAVLAVPDAFADEISLVGPRERIAERLESWRAGPVTDLLVTAPDPHTLRVLAELNG, encoded by the coding sequence ATGCGGCTCGGACTCGCGCTCGGCTACTGGGGCCGGGGCCCCGACCCCGCCCATCTCGAACTGGCCAGGACCGCCGAGCAGTTGGGGTACGCGTCGGTGTGGACGGCGGAGGCGTGGGGCTCGGACGCGTTCACCCCGCTGACCTGGATCGCCGCGCACACCTCCCGCATCCGACTGGGCACCAGCGTCGCGCAGATGGCGGCGCGCACCCCCACCGCGACCGCCATGCACGCCCTCACGCTCGACCACCTCTCCGGCGGCCGGATGATGCTCGGCCTCGGACTGTCCGGCCCGCAGGTGGTGGAGGGCTGGTACGGGCGGCCGTTCCCCGCGAGCCCGCTGACCGCGACCCGTGAGTACGTCGACGTCGTCCGCCAGGTGCTCCGCCGCGAGGCGCCCGTGGAGCTGGCCGGGCGGTTCCACTCCCACCCGTACACCGGTCCGGACGCCACCGGGCTGGGCAAGCCGCTGAAGCCGATCACCCACCCGCTGCGGCCGCGGCTGCCCGTGCTGCTCGGGGCGGAGGGGCCGAGGAACATCGCACAGACGACCCGGATCGCCGACGGCTGGCTGCCGCTGCACTGGTCGCCGCTGCGCACCGACGTGTACGCCGCCTCGCTCACCGATCTCCCCGACGGCTTCATGATCGCGCCGCTGGTCCGCGCCCGGGTATGCGACGACGTGGCGGAGGGGCTGCTGCCTGTGAAGGCGATGCTCGGTTTCTACATCGGGGGGATGGGGCACGCGGCCCGCAACTTCCACGCCGACCTGATGGCACGGATGGGGTACGGGGCGGAGGCCCGGCACATTCAGCGGCTGTTCCTCGAAGGCCGCAAGGAGGAAGCGGTACTGGCCGTGCCCGACGCGTTCGCGGACGAGATCTCGCTCGTCGGCCCCCGCGAACGGATCGCGGAGCGGCTGGAGTCGTGGCGCGCGGGACCGGTCACGGACCTGCTGGTGACGGCGCCGGACCCGCACACCCTGCGGGTGCTCGCCGAACTCAACGGATAG
- a CDS encoding helix-turn-helix domain-containing protein: MGQHDAGQCAGVGGAMESVFVLLGKRWNGVILASLMSGPGRFAELCRAVSGISERMLSDRLAELGEAGLVSREVDAGPPLRVTYRLTPAGEALRPALEELGSWAERFLGAPEGGGCSAARQPEAADPRGA; encoded by the coding sequence ATGGGGCAGCATGATGCGGGGCAGTGCGCGGGTGTGGGCGGCGCGATGGAAAGCGTCTTCGTCCTTCTGGGCAAGCGCTGGAACGGCGTCATCCTCGCCAGCCTGATGAGCGGTCCCGGCCGCTTCGCCGAACTGTGCCGAGCGGTGAGTGGGATCAGCGAGCGCATGCTCTCCGACCGCCTCGCCGAACTCGGCGAGGCGGGCCTCGTGAGCCGCGAGGTGGACGCCGGTCCACCGCTGCGCGTCACCTACCGGCTCACTCCCGCCGGTGAGGCCCTGCGGCCCGCCCTGGAGGAGCTGGGCAGCTGGGCCGAGCGGTTCCTCGGAGCCCCCGAGGGAGGGGGCTGCTCCGCCGCACGGCAGCCGGAAGCCGCGGACCCCCGGGGCGCGTGA
- a CDS encoding NAD(P)H-dependent oxidoreductase gives MAVLLHIDSSLFPPEGSGSRQVTAAFRKTWEEAHPQGSVIYRDLAATPVPHLDAATVTAEAVPALREELIAEFEKADVVLIGAPMYNFTIPSTLKAWLDQIILVGRTLGEGVSLSGKRVVIASSRGGSYQPGTPRAGFDFDTNYLQKVLGEVLGLPVEVITRELTLAAVNPAMNELVPLAEESARQSLERAAASAREHAALLV, from the coding sequence ATGGCCGTTCTGCTGCACATCGACTCGTCCCTGTTCCCGCCGGAGGGTTCCGGCTCCCGTCAGGTCACCGCCGCCTTCCGCAAGACCTGGGAGGAGGCGCACCCACAGGGCAGCGTCATCTACCGGGACCTGGCCGCCACTCCCGTACCGCACCTGGACGCCGCCACCGTCACCGCCGAGGCCGTCCCCGCCCTGCGCGAGGAGCTCATCGCCGAATTCGAGAAGGCCGATGTCGTCCTCATCGGCGCCCCCATGTACAACTTCACGATCCCGTCCACCCTGAAGGCCTGGCTGGACCAGATCATCCTGGTGGGGCGGACCTTGGGCGAAGGTGTGTCGCTGTCCGGCAAGCGGGTCGTGATCGCTTCCTCGCGCGGCGGCTCCTACCAGCCCGGCACGCCGCGGGCCGGCTTCGATTTCGACACCAACTACCTGCAGAAGGTGCTGGGCGAGGTGCTCGGCCTGCCGGTCGAGGTGATCACGCGCGAGCTGACGCTGGCCGCCGTCAACCCCGCCATGAACGAACTGGTGCCGCTGGCCGAGGAGTCGGCGCGGCAGTCGCTGGAGCGGGCCGCCGCGTCCGCCCGGGAGCACGCCGCGCTCCTGGTCTGA
- a CDS encoding protein kinase, which produces MAGLYRVDALLGAGGMGEVHRVRHLGWQHDMAVKSPRPELWAGEQGPEAFLEEARVWVGLEPNPYICACHYVRVVAGVPRIFSEFAGGGSVADELRGGRITTVEQILDIGIQTAWGLRAAHRAGVVHQDVKPANMLLGVDGRAMLTDFGLARVGAGTVPAGAVPPTAPGGDASILVTRTGMTPAYASPEQMAGSRVGRRSDMWSWAASVLELFLGQVVWMAGPVAGEALRAVVRETAVPGETAVPGRPPIPHEVAELLDACLSDDPDSRPPDMDAVAARLVRVHEARTGRPYPRSAAPTVSHLADGWNNRALSLHDLGEAEAADRCWQKALEADPRHPGAVFNRGLTRWRAGEITDTALVRDLESVRSAHPGDSRPLHLLGLAHLERGDAQAALEALRGAGRSGPADPGTDASLRAATRAAERSAPGRTLPGHSAAARSLSVTPDGRYALSGGSRNEVFRWDLDTGTRIGTIDSSAGQILCVALTPDAGAALVYDGPLGNEPSWWDLTKGKRRSVLKGHPEQVTTLVLTPDGRHALTGSRDRTLRWWDLPRGRCRRVLTGHTGEIWSVAVTPDGRRALSGGSDGTVRCWDLATGRCSHTLTGHEWIWSVGVSPDGLLGLSGGAEGTARVWDLTAGRCVRVLEGHFDSVQSVAVGPDGRHALTGSADGTMCWWDLTDGRCLRTFTVTDQGIEVVAFAGPHDAVVSYTGGIERFRLEAGDPAPWSYSPPGSAEELGARTASFREHLERSRRLAGSGDVAGAAAALRSAGAIPGFARHSEVVGLWRRIGPSGTRTGLRDVRQAEVVGGKENGRLSDVALTGDGRRALTGGWDNRVRLWDLTTGKCLYAFTGAGPEGPEFTSLPFGRPNLYRVQAVAMTPDGRFGAAASGQGSVQTWDLTTGAAGRVLPDGNGSAEAVAVTPDGRRLLVGHLDGTVRLWDTATGRSLHTLSGHTSTTDAVDLTPDGRFGLSGSWDRTARLWDLGTGRCLRVMTGAEEPVSEVALTPDGRRAFLGGWAADARWFDARTGECLRVLTGHTGAIASVSVTPDGRHGLTASWDGTMRWWDLGDGSCLRTTPFPGHIGQVSAVAVTPDAQSALSVGPEGALCRWEFDWDFDFPS; this is translated from the coding sequence GTGGCCGGGCTCTACCGGGTGGATGCCCTGCTGGGCGCCGGTGGCATGGGCGAAGTCCACCGGGTGCGGCATCTCGGCTGGCAGCACGACATGGCGGTGAAGAGCCCCCGGCCCGAGCTGTGGGCGGGCGAGCAGGGCCCCGAGGCGTTCCTCGAAGAGGCCCGGGTCTGGGTGGGCCTGGAGCCGAACCCGTACATCTGTGCCTGCCACTACGTGCGCGTGGTGGCGGGGGTGCCGCGGATCTTCTCCGAGTTCGCCGGGGGTGGCAGTGTCGCCGACGAGCTGCGCGGGGGCCGGATCACGACGGTGGAACAGATCCTCGACATCGGCATCCAGACGGCCTGGGGCCTGCGCGCCGCGCACCGGGCCGGTGTGGTGCACCAGGACGTCAAGCCCGCGAACATGCTGCTGGGCGTCGACGGGCGCGCGATGCTCACCGACTTCGGACTGGCGCGGGTCGGGGCCGGGACGGTCCCGGCCGGTGCGGTGCCACCCACCGCGCCGGGCGGGGACGCGTCGATCCTGGTCACCCGGACCGGGATGACCCCGGCGTACGCCTCCCCCGAGCAGATGGCGGGTTCCCGGGTCGGCCGGCGCAGCGACATGTGGTCGTGGGCGGCGTCCGTGCTGGAGCTGTTCCTCGGCCAGGTGGTCTGGATGGCTGGTCCGGTGGCCGGTGAGGCTCTGCGGGCCGTCGTCCGGGAGACCGCCGTACCCGGTGAGACCGCCGTACCCGGTCGTCCACCGATCCCGCACGAGGTGGCCGAGTTGCTGGACGCGTGCCTGTCCGACGATCCGGACTCCCGCCCGCCGGACATGGACGCCGTCGCCGCCCGGCTGGTCCGCGTCCACGAGGCACGGACCGGCCGCCCCTATCCGAGGTCCGCCGCGCCGACGGTGTCGCATCTGGCCGACGGCTGGAACAACAGGGCGTTGTCGCTGCACGACCTCGGCGAGGCGGAAGCCGCCGACCGGTGCTGGCAGAAGGCCCTGGAGGCCGACCCCAGGCACCCCGGCGCCGTCTTCAACCGGGGGCTGACGCGGTGGCGGGCCGGGGAGATCACCGACACCGCCCTCGTCCGGGACCTGGAGTCGGTGCGCTCGGCGCACCCCGGCGACTCCCGCCCCCTCCACCTGCTGGGCCTCGCCCACCTGGAACGGGGCGACGCGCAGGCGGCACTCGAAGCGCTGCGCGGGGCCGGGCGGTCGGGCCCGGCCGATCCCGGGACCGATGCCTCGCTGCGCGCCGCGACCCGGGCGGCCGAGCGTTCCGCGCCCGGCCGCACGCTCCCCGGGCACAGCGCCGCGGCCCGCTCGCTCTCGGTGACCCCGGACGGCCGGTACGCCCTGTCCGGCGGTTCGCGGAACGAGGTGTTCCGGTGGGACCTGGACACCGGCACCCGGATCGGCACGATCGACTCCTCGGCGGGTCAGATCCTGTGCGTCGCGCTGACCCCGGACGCGGGCGCAGCCCTCGTGTACGACGGGCCCCTGGGGAACGAACCGTCCTGGTGGGACCTGACGAAGGGAAAGCGACGGAGCGTCCTGAAGGGCCACCCGGAACAGGTCACGACGCTGGTGCTCACCCCGGACGGCCGGCACGCCCTGACCGGGTCCCGGGACCGGACGCTGCGGTGGTGGGACCTGCCGCGCGGGCGGTGCCGACGCGTCCTGACCGGCCACACCGGCGAGATCTGGTCGGTGGCGGTGACCCCGGACGGACGCCGGGCGCTGTCCGGCGGCTCCGACGGCACGGTGCGCTGCTGGGACCTCGCGACGGGGCGCTGCTCGCACACGCTGACGGGCCACGAGTGGATCTGGTCGGTCGGTGTGTCCCCGGACGGGCTGCTGGGCCTGTCCGGCGGGGCGGAGGGCACCGCACGGGTCTGGGACCTCACCGCGGGGCGCTGCGTGCGGGTCCTGGAAGGCCACTTCGACTCCGTGCAGTCCGTGGCCGTCGGCCCCGACGGACGCCACGCGCTGACGGGTTCCGCCGACGGCACGATGTGCTGGTGGGACCTCACGGACGGCCGTTGTCTGCGTACGTTCACCGTCACCGACCAGGGCATCGAGGTGGTGGCGTTCGCCGGGCCGCACGATGCCGTCGTCTCGTACACCGGCGGCATCGAACGGTTCCGGCTCGAAGCCGGCGACCCGGCGCCGTGGAGCTACAGCCCTCCTGGGAGCGCGGAGGAGCTGGGCGCGCGGACGGCGTCGTTCCGGGAGCATCTGGAGCGGTCCCGGCGGCTGGCCGGGTCGGGCGACGTGGCAGGCGCGGCGGCCGCCCTGCGCTCGGCCGGGGCGATTCCCGGTTTCGCCCGCCATTCGGAGGTCGTCGGGCTGTGGCGCAGGATCGGTCCGTCCGGCACCCGGACCGGTCTGCGCGACGTACGGCAGGCCGAGGTCGTCGGCGGCAAGGAGAACGGGCGCCTCAGCGACGTCGCCCTCACCGGGGACGGCCGACGCGCCCTGACGGGCGGGTGGGACAACCGGGTACGCCTCTGGGACCTCACCACGGGGAAGTGCCTGTACGCGTTCACCGGGGCGGGTCCCGAAGGCCCGGAGTTCACCTCCCTGCCCTTCGGCCGCCCCAACCTCTACCGGGTGCAGGCCGTGGCCATGACGCCGGACGGACGGTTCGGCGCCGCGGCGAGCGGGCAGGGCTCCGTACAGACCTGGGACCTCACCACCGGTGCCGCGGGACGCGTCCTGCCCGACGGGAACGGCTCGGCCGAAGCCGTCGCCGTCACCCCCGACGGCCGTCGTCTCCTCGTCGGGCACCTGGACGGCACCGTACGCCTCTGGGACACGGCCACCGGCCGGTCCCTGCACACCCTGAGCGGGCACACCTCGACGACGGACGCCGTCGACCTCACCCCGGACGGCCGCTTCGGCCTCTCCGGCTCGTGGGACCGCACGGCCCGGCTGTGGGACCTCGGGACCGGCAGGTGTCTGCGGGTCATGACCGGGGCCGAGGAGCCCGTCAGCGAGGTCGCCCTCACCCCGGACGGGCGCCGGGCGTTCCTCGGCGGCTGGGCGGCCGACGCGCGCTGGTTCGACGCGCGCACCGGCGAATGCCTGCGGGTCCTCACCGGGCACACCGGGGCGATCGCCTCGGTGTCCGTCACTCCCGACGGGCGTCACGGCCTCACCGCGAGCTGGGACGGCACCATGCGCTGGTGGGACCTCGGCGACGGGAGCTGCCTGCGCACCACCCCGTTCCCCGGGCACATCGGCCAGGTCTCCGCCGTGGCGGTCACTCCGGATGCCCAGTCCGCGCTGTCGGTGGGCCCGGAGGGCGCCCTGTGCCGGTGGGAGTTCGACTGGGACTTCGACTTCCCGTCCTGA
- a CDS encoding VOC family protein, whose amino-acid sequence MTATTVRGIDHIGVTVPDVETATLFLVRALGAEVLYDTLRRHDGPKGGPEVERRLGVPAGTLQLAVRMLALPCDGPCIELFEFQGPRREPPVLPCDFGWQHLALYADDLDAAVRDCVAAGAVLLAEPQPLPGPEAGERNRFAYLRTPWGSTLELLTYPDPQPWERTATRRRVRPAPVSTRTGTGTGTWPTDPARPDPD is encoded by the coding sequence ATGACGGCCACAACCGTGCGAGGCATCGACCACATCGGGGTCACGGTCCCCGATGTGGAGACCGCGACCCTCTTCCTCGTCAGGGCGCTCGGCGCCGAGGTGCTCTACGACACCCTGCGCCGCCATGACGGCCCGAAGGGCGGGCCGGAGGTCGAGCGGCGGCTCGGGGTCCCGGCGGGCACCCTGCAACTGGCGGTCAGAATGCTGGCCCTGCCCTGCGACGGCCCGTGCATCGAGCTGTTCGAGTTCCAGGGGCCCCGCCGCGAACCCCCGGTGCTGCCCTGCGACTTCGGCTGGCAGCACCTGGCGCTGTACGCCGACGACCTGGACGCGGCCGTACGGGACTGCGTGGCCGCGGGGGCCGTGCTGCTCGCCGAGCCACAGCCGCTGCCGGGCCCCGAGGCGGGGGAGCGCAACCGGTTCGCGTACCTGCGCACCCCGTGGGGCAGCACCCTGGAACTCCTGACGTACCCGGACCCGCAGCCCTGGGAGCGCACCGCGACCCGGCGGCGGGTGCGCCCCGCCCCCGTCAGCACCAGGACCGGGACCGGGACCGGCACTTGGCCGACCGACCCGGCCAGGCCCGACCCCGACTGA